The genomic window TTCCCcactctttttcccctttctccaaagaggaaaagcagaaatcCGGGTGTCGCCCTTTTAACAGGGAATACTGAACTCTCCTTTTGCTAAGTGTCATTTCTCTGGGCTCTGACCGGCCGGGCATGGAGTCTATACATGTTATACATATTCTCTGATTTCGCAACAAACAAATGAGTCACTAGTTTCATGTAGATCTCTCTCTTGCAGCTGAGTTGCTGTAATTGGGGCTTTGATAACAGATCGATATGCTAACCGTGGTCATCTGTCAGCTGCGTTTCTAAGTTGGAGATTTGTAAGAAGGGAGGCAGAAGACTATCAGGTTTTAAAATAGATTGCTTTTGGCACTAGGATTCAGAGTGGCTGTCCTGTGACTGGGTCCAGAGTCCAAGCCCTAGCTAAGGATTTTGGGAAATGTAGTCCAAGGTCTCAAAAAGAAAGCACAGTCTTTCCAGCCCAGGAAGAGATAAGCATTGAATCATTCACTTTAAACTGGACTGGCTGTGGTTCTGCTGGCTGGAGAAGTTGGAGAGTCTGTGACAGATGGGGGAGCAGCTGTGGCTGCTGAGCAGTGCTGGATGAGGAACACTTTGAATGGGGACTAAGCACTGAGTGATTGGATGCTTTGGCTCAGAACTCCACTTAGTGAATGGGAACCCCACTGAGGAATGATGGGACTGGTCTTTCTCTTGGAAACCTAAGCAACTGATAAATCATCTGCTTTTTCTCCTTTCGCTGCTCTAAGAAAGGGAGGCAGTTTTAAATcctaaatctctttttttctttcggTAAGCTGTTTCTCCCAGATCCATTTGTCCTTTAAAGCTGGCTTTTCTTttacatatacaatcatcttAATTGTCTTTATTTAAATACAGAAACAAGGCAGTTAGGGGGCCCCGGTGAATAGTGcgccaggcccagagtcaggaagactcatctttctgagttcaaatctggcttcagacaattactagctatgtgaccctgggcaagtcatttaactcctttccttagtttcctcctctgtaaagggagctggagaaggaaatcgcaaaccactccagtatctctgccaaggaaaccccaaatggggtcatgaagacctggacacaactgaaaaatgactgaacagcaacaaatacggagagagagagagagagagagagagagagagacagagagagggagggagggagggagggagggagggagggaaggagggagagggagagggagagagagaataggagagggggagggatggTAATGGttaataaaaacaaaggaaaagtccTTAGTTTAATCAGCTGGACATTTCATCTGGCTTAGGGGCTCACGAACTATAATTTGGTATATTTAGAAGTTGTATAAATTTCTTTAAAGGCAGAGTTTAAACTAGATAGTGGCAGAGTTCTTGGGCTAAGGTGACAAGGTTTGCCTAAGTATGTGGGTATCTGAAACAAGAATTTCCACTCAGCAGGactggaaggaggaaagggaagaggagaaggtgtTATTAGAAAAGCTGACCCCTTGAGGGGAGATAAGCAAGGTCAGGGAGATTCAACCCTACTACTTTAGACTGGGAAAAGGGAAAGTCCTCTTTGGTCAAACTGCACAGAGACACCTGCTGGTTACAGTTAGATTTTGTAGGGGTGTTTTCAAATATCCCTGGGGGATGGGTTCATTTCTTTGCCAAGCCCTTATCTGTTTCTGGGCTCCATCAGAAGGGATGGCTTGGAAAGGGCCCATGATGGtcaataaattaaaagtaaattccAATCTGtgaataggatcatagaatcctCCTACATTTTTTAAGCTGAGAAGGACCTTAAAGGTTTAGTCCActctttctgttttacagatgaggatactgcgGTTCAGAGAGATGAAGCATTTAGAACCTAGATGCCTTGATTCCCCGGCTGTTTATAGAGtacaaaattttttctttaaatggttTTGTAAGATTGTACgattttaaaatgtgttcatttACATGTTTTTAGCATGAGTGTGCCTTCAGGAGTTGTTGTTTTCATCTatgtctaactttttgtgaccccatttgggattttcttggcaaagatactggagtggttgtctatttccttctccaacatatttcacagatgaggaaactgaggcaaacaaacagggttaagggacttgcacagggtcacacagctagtaagtgtctggggctagatttgaaggagtcaggtcttcctgactccaggaccagcgcTCTATTCACTGCTGTGCCACCTTCATCGATGGAGAAACAGTTGAGCTGACTAGCACTCGCTTAGCAAAAATAAGTTGTTAAAAACAGGAAGCTATCAGATGGTAAATCCGAAAAACATCCATCTCTGAGCTAGAATAGCAATTCCCTTCCCACTCAACTAAATGTGTCTTAGTTactttttgtattattttctgcTTCAAGAAGACCCAGTCTCACAACAGGTCTTACCTCTAATGCTTACTGGGTATGTGACCctatggcaagtcacttactctttcAGTGCCCCACGCCAGCTCGAAGGCTAGAAGTTATAAGGAATGTGGTGATCTgcactggtaaagggagtttcctccctGGGACTTCCAGTAAAACCACAGGCTCAGTCACAGCCATTACTTTTGTGTCAtaaatttttctgcctctttggGTTCAGATTAGGAATACCCTCCGTGAAGTTTTCCCATACTCCTCATCTCTTTATCTGTTAGAGCATCTTCATCCCTTCCtgcactttattttatatttacatacagcaatggctagcatttatataacattgtaAGGGTAGAAAagtattttatgaatattatctcatttgaccttcatatCAACCCTGTAAAGTactaaaattctcattttacaggtgaagaaactgaggctactaagtgtctgaggcaggatttgaatgaactcaggtcttcctgactccaagtcccgcACTTTATCCACTTACTCCACCTAGCCAATGGAGCTGAATAGCCTCCTTTTTAGAGGGTGTTTAGATTTAGCTGTAGATACCTGGAAAGCCAAATACTGACTTTTGCTGATCACACAGTCCATTGCTTTGGAAACCTTCCACTAAGATGGATTTTAGAGCAGTTTATATTAAACCTGGCTCCTACAAAGCCCTGTATGGAGGCAGcagctagaaaaggaaacagactcaAAGCAAGAAAGCGTTTTAACAGTCAGTCAAATTCATGATATGACCTACTTCTTTGTTGTTTTGGTTATTTCCTCTCCAGGTTCTTGTTCCTGGAAACCAGATGCCTCAGTCCTACCACACTTAGATGGAAGAGTGGGAAGACTTCAGGAACCAACTCACAGAGCTATTCTCTCTTTCTAGCAGCATTGGTCTCTTCTAGGCAAAGCTTCAAGGCTTtagtctcagctctgagtggccaCTGGGCAACAGAGGGCCAGAGGGATCTGTGTAGGAGCCCACATCAGGAACATCTCAACATGGCCAGTAACAACGGGCAGTTTGAGGCCCTTCCTGGGCCAGGTTTGTCCGAAAAAGAGCTGGAGGAAATGCTGTGGCTTTACCGGACAGAGGATGGTGAGTTCTCTGCTTAGACTCGGAAGAGAAAATTTCAGGGACTGATCAGGTCAAATTTCTACAACAGTCCAGAGGCAGGAGAAAAACCAGTCTGTTTTTCACTGGGCCCAGATGGTGCTTAATGAATGAACGTTCAGTCACTGCAGTCAAGTTGCCACTGTGTCTTTTAAGATTTTGCATTTTATGGAACATATTGGGCTCATTGTTAGATCCAAGATGACTGTCTCTTATACCAGCGAGCCAAGGTAGCCCTGGGAAAAACTGTGAAGTAGGCAAAACAAACCTTCTGCAGCATTCCCACCTATCTCCCACTCAACAggtatataaacatttattaagtacttactgtgtgctaggttggggcagctaggtgatgcagtagatagagcaccaggcctgtatggtcctgggcaagtcacttcatccctattcacctcagttcctcatctataacatggggaCACAGTgcaaaaggaaatagcaaactgttccagtatctttgccacgaaagcCCCATGTAGGGTCATCAATAGTCAGACACAGCcgcatgactgaataacaaatggGCCAGGCTGGGGATAAAAAAGCCAAACCAAaaacacagttcctgccctcaaggagattacagtctcctaggggaggcaacatgcaaacaaatatataccaagcaagctatatatgggataaataggaaataattaacagaagaaaggtAATAGAATTCTGGGAGGTTGGGggaagcttcctatagaaggtaggattttagttgagacttaaaggaagccaaagtcAAGGACTTCAGTCAGAGCCCAAGAGGGAGattattctaggcatggagggcagccagagaaaatgcccattGAAATTCCTGGCCTCTCCATTCTGCCCCTAAGAGTGCCCTCTAACTTCTGCACAGGGATACCCGCTCCTCACTCAACGTCTTCATGTCCTCTTTCTCCCCTAACACTCTTAACAAAATCTGCTCTCAGGAAAGGATCTAAGGCTCATTCTTACTAATGAAAGAGTCACTGATATTAGCTAAAGTATCATCCCTCCTAGAGCAATAGGCATTTGACCAGGAATCAAAGCTTTAAGATAAAGTAGTCAGTATTTATTATAGATAAAGGAATAAAGAGTCCCCTATGGTAggtgttcttaacctgaggtccagtaaactgatttttaaaaaaatattttgatgactgtatttcaatataattggttgcCTTTTTATTTATCTATGCATTTACAACCAGGACTCTGAGAAGGCggccataagcttcaccagattgtcaaagtGTCCATGACAGAAAATGTTGTGCTGGAGGTATACTTTCAGTTAATTATCCAATGAATGAGTGAGGGATTTATTTAGGCAGTGGAAACGTGAAAGTATGCCCTCTCAGTTACTTCCCTCTTGTTATCAGAaccatgttgttttttttaagtagtattttattttttcccaatgacatgtaaaaacaatttttaacattcattttttaaaaaaacttttgagttccaaatttttcatgCCTTCTcacaccttccccctccctgagacaataagcaatttgatataggttatatatgtgcaatcatgtagaatatattttcatattagtcatgttgtgaaagaagaaaaagactaaaagaaaaaagataagaaagtaaaaaatagtatttttcaatctgcatttagattctAACAGTTCTgcttctggatgtggatagcatttttcatcatgagtcctctggaattgtatCATTTTTTTGCCAAGTACagcaaagtcattcacagttgctcattgtacagtattgtatatgtatgtttgcctgagaaccattttaaaaaattcatagcgtgtgtgtgtgcgtcaaTTTCTTAAATACTCTGTGGTACACCTGGTAGGGACAGAGCTTCCCACACCTGTTGATGAAATTTCATAGGTGCGGTGCACATGTCAAAGCATCATACATAAGGCAGGAAGTCTGTCTTACTGGGGCTATACATATAAGGAATTGCAAACTACCTGGGCTCAAATGAATTCCAgtgtgggagaagggaaaaaaaggaaagagatgtcCATGGGGGAGAGAAATGAGTCCCAAGGTGAGGGCAGCGTTAATGATAGTCAGAGAGGAACCATACTAGAATGAGCTCAGATTTTCAAAGTTCCCCAGTGAGGTCTTCCTGCTACTTGAAAGGTCTTGCTCCCCAGAATAATGTTTGGGAAACCACATGCTACTGTGTGctcatttaaaaattgttaccttcaactcatgatgaaacatactaatTTACCATCAGGGAAGCAATAGATTCAGAGTGCAAACTGaggggtatatatatataatatatgcccATATACGTAGATACATATAAAACAATACAcacaggtatatgtatatatacatatggatgtatatatgtgtgtatatattgtatatctaTAAGACATGGTCAATGTAGGAATTAGCTTTGCTTAATAACTgcatacatatttgtaacaggttttgtttttcttgatttctcagtggATGAGGGAGGGGTAGGTgggagtgagagaatttggaacagaaaataaaaaatattgaatttcaaAAACCATTAGCCTCAGAAGAAATAATCAGAAATATAAATCTGCTAGAAGAATAAGCACATAATGTCAAATAGGAAATGTACCCTTTTGTTTCATTTGAGCCTCTATTTCTTCCCCAAATGTggataaataaaaaatggaataaagGCTATAAAACACATCCTCATTATTTCTTCTGAGGGCAGAAACCAAAGGCAATGAACTTCGAATAATGATTCTGTCAGCACAGGGAAGGGCTCGGTTTTCCCACCTATTAATGAGGACAATACTACCTGCCTCTCTCTCTGATGGACTTATAAAAATAAACTCATTCATTTCCATAGAACTCTGACATCCTTAGAAACAAGATGAGTTCCTCAGGACAGGGACAGGGCCATAGGTAGGGATTCTGGAAGCTGGGTCACATTCAACTGGGAAGAGGGGCAATCTAAGTTATGGCTCTTCTGTGCTTAGTTGAGATAGACTTAGGTCTTAGGAGGTGAAGATGCTGAGGAAAACAAAGTCAGAAAGGGGGTGAGGTGGAGAAACTAGGTATCAGACCCATTGGGGAGGATGGTGGTCCATAGGTGACAACCACAATTGAAGGGGACAGAACGAACtttaaaagaggttaagtgattgctgAGTGATGGTGGCAGAGGAAGGATTTGGAGGTGGCAATGGGGAACAAGGAACATTCCAATGCCTTCTCCTCACCCTATATAAAAGCAGGTAAGAGAAAAAGCAATCAGCCTGTGGGGGGGGGATATAGATGCCAAGAAATTTGTTTCAGGGGAAAACTAAGTTTTAGTGAGTATTTGGATAT from Notamacropus eugenii isolate mMacEug1 chromosome 1, mMacEug1.pri_v2, whole genome shotgun sequence includes these protein-coding regions:
- the SLC51B gene encoding organic solute transporter subunit beta isoform X1 → MSGVNTGRFLFLETRCLSPTTLRWKSGKTSGTNSQSYSLFLAALVSSRQSFKALVSALSGHWATEGQRDLCRSPHQEHLNMASNNGQFEALPGPGLSEKELEEMLWLYRTEDATPWNIAVLVLSFVVLVLNIFLLWRNIAANRNQKMNSQDKPPVETKSSFETVTNKEDPVPQKDDNSLYILKEKLLSQNQNPEQEMTELKEIAA